The following are encoded together in the Kingella negevensis genome:
- the hisS gene encoding histidine--tRNA ligase → MAQKIQSVKGMNDLLPVEQKDFKLTAAYWQAFENQIQKWTRKFGYSQIRTPIVEQTGLFVRSIGEETDVVGKEMYTFSDSNDTLSLTLRPEGTASCLRAVVEHNLLHDAPRKLWYMGAMFRRERPQKGRYRQFHQVGIEALGFADADIDAEIIAMCADLWRELGILEHLTLELNSLGNREERAAHRAALVEYFTQYADKLSDEEKVRLEKNPLRLLDTKNPDLQEICNNAPRLVDFLGEDSQKHYQTVKSLLDGLGIQYVENPRLVRGLDYYNQTVFEWTTDKLGAQATVCGGGRYDGLIEELGGKPAASIGFAMGIERLLLLVRDYGSLKVEDAPDVFVMQQGDGATLAAMKLAQNLRENGFNVAQFSGSTKLKNQFKRADQSGARFGLIIAESEVEENTVTIKDLRSENGQITVPVAQMISQINEWSK, encoded by the coding sequence ATGGCACAAAAAATCCAATCCGTAAAAGGCATGAACGACCTTTTACCCGTAGAACAAAAAGATTTCAAACTCACCGCCGCTTACTGGCAAGCCTTTGAAAATCAAATTCAAAAATGGACGCGCAAATTTGGTTACAGCCAAATCCGCACGCCGATTGTGGAGCAAACAGGCTTATTCGTGCGCTCAATCGGCGAAGAAACAGACGTAGTCGGCAAAGAAATGTACACGTTTTCCGACAGCAACGACACATTGAGCTTGACCTTGCGTCCCGAAGGCACGGCAAGCTGTTTACGCGCCGTGGTGGAACACAATCTGCTGCACGATGCACCGCGCAAATTGTGGTACATGGGCGCAATGTTCCGCCGTGAACGCCCACAAAAAGGACGTTACCGCCAATTTCATCAAGTCGGCATTGAAGCGTTGGGTTTTGCGGACGCGGACATTGACGCGGAAATCATCGCGATGTGCGCCGATTTGTGGCGCGAATTGGGCATTTTGGAACATCTCACGTTGGAATTGAACAGCTTGGGCAACCGCGAAGAACGCGCCGCGCATCGTGCTGCTTTGGTTGAATATTTCACGCAATACGCGGATAAATTGAGCGATGAAGAGAAGGTTCGTTTAGAGAAAAATCCGTTGCGTTTACTAGACACGAAAAATCCTGATTTGCAAGAAATTTGTAACAATGCACCGCGTTTGGTGGATTTTTTGGGCGAAGATTCACAAAAACATTATCAAACGGTTAAATCGTTGTTGGATGGTTTGGGTATTCAATACGTTGAAAATCCGCGTTTGGTGCGTGGTTTGGATTATTACAATCAGACGGTTTTTGAGTGGACAACGGACAAATTGGGCGCACAGGCGACAGTTTGTGGCGGCGGTCGTTACGATGGTTTGATTGAAGAATTGGGCGGCAAACCTGCGGCTTCTATCGGTTTTGCGATGGGGATTGAGCGTTTGTTGCTGTTGGTGCGCGATTATGGCAGCCTGAAAGTGGAAGATGCGCCTGATGTTTTTGTGATGCAGCAAGGCGATGGTGCGACTTTGGCGGCGATGAAATTGGCACAAAATTTACGCGAAAATGGTTTCAATGTGGCGCAATTTTCAGGCAGCACGAAATTGAAAAATCAATTCAAACGAGCTGACCAATCGGGCGCACGTTTTGGCTTGATTATCGCGGAAAGCGAAGTGGAAGAAAATACGGTTACAATCAAAGATTTGCGTAGCGAAAATGGGCAAATTACCGTGCCTGTCGCGCAAATGATTTCACAAATTAACGAATGGAGCAAATGA
- a CDS encoding YfgM family protein, translating into MSSHHEELQEIENVKHYWENGGKWVVATLVAAALGYLGNVIYKGQVRKGNEAAATTASQVKGDTAKLAALQAAHTKSPATAAATLETAQTLFNAGKLDEAATAYRWVLANQQAPVFQAQAAQNLANVLLQQKKFDDALAVLNTPVDDSFAPVMNEIKGDVLAAQGKTKEAADAYKLALDKLPEGSPSRELVQVKANLL; encoded by the coding sequence ATGTCTTCACATCACGAAGAATTACAAGAAATTGAAAATGTTAAACATTATTGGGAAAATGGCGGTAAATGGGTTGTGGCGACTTTGGTTGCGGCGGCTTTGGGCTATTTGGGTAATGTGATTTATAAGGGTCAAGTTCGCAAAGGCAACGAAGCGGCGGCAACAACAGCCAGCCAAGTGAAAGGCGATACGGCGAAATTGGCAGCATTGCAAGCAGCGCACACGAAAAGCCCTGCCACAGCAGCTGCCACTTTAGAAACGGCGCAAACGTTGTTTAACGCAGGTAAATTGGACGAAGCAGCGACAGCTTATCGCTGGGTTTTAGCGAACCAACAAGCCCCCGTTTTCCAAGCGCAAGCGGCGCAAAATTTGGCTAATGTGTTGCTGCAACAAAAGAAATTTGATGATGCGTTGGCGGTGTTGAACACGCCCGTTGATGACAGTTTCGCGCCTGTGATGAACGAAATCAAAGGCGATGTGTTGGCGGCGCAAGGCAAAACCAAAGAAGCGGCAGACGCGTATAAATTAGCGTTGGACAAGCTGCCTGAAGGTTCGCCAAGCCGTGAATTAGTGCAAGTGAAAGCGAATTTGTTATAA
- a CDS encoding metallophosphoesterase — protein MKFFSIFTLVVLQAFTYGFARFLIWLFAVHSPKKRKAVYAATFLFGNGLMIAALMFRIHLMFRLSAAWMVLLLFALFTSLIVLFLEHVCRLIFKQPEKRERALRLLAPVILFGFFTLAVYNAYTPIVRHAEITIDKPMAKPVRIGMAADTHLGVLVGARQLDKLADIMQQEKVDVILLPGDIMDDDTVAYLAENMQPHLQKLRAPLGVYATLGNHDYRETNSITQAIQATGITVLDDEAVWVDDNFWVVGRPDNLKHNRLKTRDLLQKVNTQQPVFLLDHRPDEVTEHSELPIDVQVSGHVHNGQVFPANFIVRYLNRIAYGYGKINQTHFFVTSGFGFWGVPFRLGSQSEVWVIDVKGRE, from the coding sequence ATGAAGTTTTTTTCTATTTTCACTTTAGTCGTGTTGCAAGCGTTTACTTATGGTTTTGCGCGTTTTCTGATTTGGCTGTTTGCTGTGCATTCGCCGAAAAAACGCAAAGCCGTGTATGCCGCCACGTTTCTTTTTGGCAACGGGCTGATGATTGCCGCGCTGATGTTCCGCATTCATCTGATGTTTCGACTGTCCGCCGCGTGGATGGTTTTGCTGCTGTTTGCTTTGTTTACCAGCTTGATTGTGCTGTTTTTAGAACACGTTTGCCGCTTGATTTTCAAGCAGCCTGAAAAACGTGAACGCGCTTTGCGTTTGCTTGCGCCCGTGATTTTGTTCGGTTTCTTCACGCTGGCGGTTTACAACGCGTACACGCCGATTGTGCGCCATGCGGAAATCACGATTGATAAGCCGATGGCAAAACCTGTTCGCATTGGCATGGCGGCGGACACGCATTTGGGCGTATTAGTGGGCGCACGTCAGTTGGACAAACTGGCGGACATTATGCAGCAAGAAAAAGTGGACGTGATTTTGTTACCTGGTGACATTATGGACGATGATACGGTGGCGTATTTGGCGGAAAACATGCAGCCGCATTTGCAAAAATTGCGCGCGCCGTTAGGGGTGTATGCCACGTTGGGCAATCACGATTATCGTGAAACCAATTCAATTACGCAGGCAATTCAAGCGACAGGGATTACAGTGCTGGACGATGAAGCGGTGTGGGTAGACGATAACTTTTGGGTGGTTGGTCGCCCTGATAATTTGAAACATAACCGCTTGAAAACGCGCGATTTGCTGCAAAAAGTGAACACACAGCAGCCTGTTTTCTTGCTAGACCATCGCCCTGACGAAGTAACGGAACACAGTGAACTGCCAATTGATGTGCAGGTTTCAGGGCATGTGCATAATGGACAGGTGTTCCCAGCCAATTTTATTGTGCGTTATTTGAACCGCATTGCGTATGGTTATGGCAAAATCAATCAGACGCACTTTTTTGTGACTTCGGGTTTTGGCTTTTGGGGCGTGCCGTTTCGGTTGGGGTCGCAATCGGAAGTTTGGGTAATTGATGTGAAAGGTCGGGAATAA
- a CDS encoding penicillin-binding transpeptidase domain-containing protein, giving the protein MCVLLNAMGLPYLLSYLQRFGFRKEQLSVEPDISVALGTASATPLQAAEGYAAFANGGYKISGYVIDKIYDSKGSH; this is encoded by the coding sequence ATGTGCGTCTTGCTCAATGCTATGGGTCTGCCTTATTTGCTGAGTTACTTGCAAAGATTTGGTTTTAGAAAAGAGCAACTTTCTGTAGAGCCTGATATTTCTGTCGCTTTAGGTACAGCTTCAGCGACACCTTTGCAAGCCGCAGAAGGTTACGCTGCGTTTGCCAATGGTGGCTATAAAATTTCAGGTTATGTGATTGATAAAATTTACGATAGCAAAGGCAGCCATTGA